One genomic window of Biomphalaria glabrata chromosome 9, xgBioGlab47.1, whole genome shotgun sequence includes the following:
- the LOC106058467 gene encoding syntaxin-6-like, protein MSLEDPFFVVRDEVQKALGVVRNLFNRWRELQENGVMSSREELEYTTNELRNSLRSIEWDLEDLEETVGIVEKNPRKFKISEYDLQERRNFVEKTKSTVRDMKSQISSPGNRQREEANARQILMTSSSNGPKAPQDKYKRLDEEMEQANQRFINDTQQQQKLLIRSQDDQLDMIGSSVGVLKNMSQQIGSELEDQNLMLDEFHHEMDNTENKMDQTMKKMAKVLHMSNDRRQWCAIGVLSLVLLIIIILFFLV, encoded by the exons ATGTCATTGGAAGACCCTTTCTTTGTCGTACGAGA TGAGGTACAAAAGGCTCTGGGTGTTGTTCGTAATTTGTTTAACAGATGGAGAGAGCTACAGGAGAATGGCGTCATGTCCTCGCGAGAGGAGTTAGAGTATACCACCAATGAATTGAGAAACAGCTTACGCAGCATAGAATGGGATCTCGAAGACTTAGAAGAGACTGTTG GCATTGTTGAAAAAAATCCcagaaaattcaaaatctctGAATATGATCTACAAGAGAGGCGAAACTTTGTTGAGAAGACGAAATCAACTGTCAGG GACATGAAGAGCCAAATTTCAAGTCCAGGGAACAGACAAAGGGAAGAGGCCAATGCCAGACAAATTCTGATGACATCAAGCTCCAACGGTCCTAAAGCTCCACAAGACAAATACAAACGACTGGATGAAGAAATGGAACAAGCCAATCAACGCTTCATCAATGACACACAGCAGCAACAGAAG CTATTGATAAGATCTCAGGATGACCAGCTGGACATGATAGGCTCCAGTGTTGGCGTTTTAAAAAACATGAGTCAACAAATCGGCAGTGAATTGGAAGATCAGAATTT GATGTTAGATGAATTCCACCATGAGATGGATAACACAGAGAATAAGATGGACCAGACTATGAAGAAAATGGCTAAAGTGTTACACATGTCAAATG ATCGCAGACAGTGGTGCGCTATTGGAGTTTTATCATTAGTGCTTCTAATCATCatcattcttttctttttggtaTAG
- the LOC106063225 gene encoding anaphase-promoting complex subunit 2-like: MDMMDISRSWNFLENILTASSILPEIKWRQVAITPELKEAVLFLKNPGMNTLLEEWLIETIFQDLSKRVSSTFWKLCSKSDNKTDADVLFEAFGFLYGVFKDYYLVSLLRLQWLQSLSLLAPVSGQSALASAFTPVKGNYTFPKGVRFGNLDKQKSLTSSLVGLKSDRTSKIETGHLSVTFEKGTKGEEMELESRDDGEDASIIQTKLCAAANDKKLSTSMVVSYCEDSSILGDSMQDTTQGSLNPALNFSNSRISNIIEEEEEESFIRSPIGGSKKLYASHVNSRKDLHLLCMAKTTPVTDIRTHSDRVAVHLPSITSTPGEILTQTPGNITPISFQCTPEEQLKGQLLQGMSISVDPVTSLVTGVCEVLPDASEVFGICLTNRPSQWQANDRTKLFFATQARVQLMIKSVLFYTFPQHFRNVVKNFYSEAFDIHRNQTDESGSLADVEESQKKFDDINKKLDELGLMELISGSAVTDIVHCQIEKHIEDSCKGNFDTSHIADLEEWLDQHVLGWLNHIYACKQTASQLASVVAFRDRLRHFIYETYAKSLIGQFFDIIIDYPDSKPAIQDLTACLEKTDLRSELVCTLKHALENRLLHPGVNTADILTAYIAAIKSLRLLEPAGVILELVCEPVGRYLRSREDTVRCIVASLTDEGHNELISELVNTKPVGEENQQEDGNMVGWESWTPDPVDADPSTVSKNRRSADILSTLVNIYGSKELFVNEYRALLADRILMQYNYDVERELRYLELLKLRFGEAQLHFCEVMLRDVTESRRVNARIQDARKNTEKHEDIEMNAMILSAQFWPAFRDEKITLPLELQQHLDKYTKAFEMQKQNRTLLWKPHLGLMNIEIELKEETLNFSVSPVQAAIIMKFQNKTKWSVDELSSELEMTASVLRRKIAFWQGQGLLREVHPDVYQLVEEKRGRPNDLIMIDEEEIESAMASAQQQKEEEMQVFWTYIQGMLANLDCLTLERIHSMLRMFAMEEPSSSEITQQELKTFLDNKVKDQVLIFSGGVYRLNK, from the exons atgGATATGATGGATATTTCTCGATCTTGGAactttttagaaaatattttaaccgCTAGTTCG attctTCCAGAAATCAAATGGAGACAAGTTGCGATTACTCCAGAACTGAAAGAAGCAgtcctatttttaaaaaaccctgGCATGAATACCTTGCTGGAGGAATGGTTGATTGAAACAATATTTCAGGATCTCAGTAAGAGAGTCAGTTCAACTTTTTGGAAGTTGTGTTCCAAGTCTGATAACAAAACTGATGCTGATGTGCTTTTTGAAGCGTTTGGATTTCTATATG GTGTGTTTAAAGACTATTACTTGGTTTCCCTACTAAGATTGCAATGGTTACAAAGTCTTTCCTTGCTGGCTCCTGTGTCTGGCCAATCAGCATTAGCTTCAGCATTCACTCCTGTGAAAGGGAACTACACTTTCCCTAAAGGTGTGCGCTTTGGGAATCTAGATAAACAGAAATCTCTGACCTCTTCATTGGTGGGGCTCAAGTCTGACCGCACTAGCAAgatagagacaggtcatctgaGTGTCACCTTCGAAAAAGGTACCAAGGGGGAGGAGATGGAGTTAGAGTCCAGGGATGATGGTGAAGATGCAAGTATTATCCAAACAAAACTCTGTGCCGCTGCCAATGATAAGAAGCTTAGCACGTCAATGGTAGTTTCATATTGTGAAGACAGCAGTATTTTAGGTGACTCTATGCAGGATACAACTCAAGGTTCATTAAATCCAGCTTTAAATTTTTCTAACAGCCGGATCAGCAATATCATAGAAGAGGAGGAAGAAGAATCATTTATACGCTCTCCAATTGGTGGTAGTAAGAAACTGTATGCCTCACATGTAAACAGTAGAAAGGATCTCCATCTCCTCTGTATGGCCAAGACAACACCCGTCACCGACATCCGAACACATTCAGACCGAGTCGCAGTTCATCTCCCCAGCATCACATCCACCCCCGGAGAAATATTAACTCAAACGCCTGGCAACATCACACCTATCTCTTTTCAATGCACGCCAGAAGAACAGTTGAAAGGTCAATTGCTCCAGGGAATGTCCATAAGCGTAGACCCGGTAACTTCATTAGTTACCGGAGTATGTGAGGTGCTACCAGACGCCTCTGAAGTGTTCGGTATTTGTCTAACTAACAGACCAAGTCAGTGGCAGGCTAATGATAGAACAAAGCTTTTTTTTGCTACTCAAGCCAGA GTTCAACTTATGATCAAATCTGTTTTGTTCTACACATTCCCACAACACTTTAGAAATGTTGTGAAAAACTTCTATTCTGAGGCTTTTGACATTCACCGAAATCAAACTGATGAATCAG GTTCTCTTGCAGATGTGGAAGAAAGTCAGAAAAAATTTGATGATATCAACAAAAAatt GGATGAGCTAGGTCTAATGGAACTCATATCTGGGTCAGCAGTGACAGACATCGTCCACTGCCAGATTGAGAAACACATTGAGGACAGCTGTAAAGGAAACTTTGATACGTCACACATTGCTGACTTGGAAGAG TGGTTGGATCAGCATGTTTTGGGTTGGTTGAATCACATCTACGCCTGCAAGCAGACGGCATCCCAGCTGGCCAGTGTGGTTGCATTCCGAGACAGACTACGCCACTTCATCTATGAAACGTATGCCAAATCTTTGATTGGCCAGTTTTTTGATATTATCATTGACTACCCCGACTCCAAGCCTGCTATTCAAGATCTCACAGCATGTTTGGAGAAGACAGATTTGAGGTCTGAGCTCGTGTGCACACTGAAACATGCATTGGAGAATAGACTTTTACATCCTG GTGTGAACACAGCAGATATACTGACAGCTTATATAGCAGCCATCAAGTCTCTGAGACTCTTAGAACCAGCTGGAGTAATCCTTGAACTGGTTTGTGAACCTGTTGGCAGATATTTGAG GTCAAGAGAAGACACTGTGCGCTGTATTGTGGCCAGCTTGACCGATGAAGGTCACAATGAACTCATTAGCGAGCTGGTCAACACCAAACCAGTTGGGGAAGAGAACCAGCAAGAAGATGGCAACATGGTGGGCTGGGAGAGCTGGACACCGGACCCAGTAGATGCTGACCCAT CCACTGTGTCCAAAAATAGAAGATCGGCTGACATACTATCCACTCTGGTCAACATCTACGGCAGCAAGGAGCTATTTGTTAATGAGTACAGGGCCCTGCTCGCAGACCGTATTCTGATGCAGTACAACTATGATGTTGAGAGAGAGCTGCGGTATCTGGAACTACTCAAGCTAAGGTTTGGTGAGGCACAGCTACATTTCTGCGAAGTCATGTTGAGAGATGTGACAGAGTCTCGACGTGTGAATGCCAGAATTCAAGATGCCAGgaaaaacacagaaaaacatGAA GATATAGAAATGAATGCCATGATCCTGTCTGCCCAATTCTGGCCAGCCTTCAGAGATGAAAAGATCACACTTCCACTCGAGCTGCAACAACATCTGGATAAATATACCAAGGCTTTTGAAATGCAGAAACAAAACAGGACGTTGCTATGGAAACCACATCTAG GTTTAATGAATATTGAAATTGAACTGAAGGAAGAAACATTAAACTTTTCTGTGTCTCCCGTCCAAGCGGCCATAATTATGAAGTTCCAAAACAAAA CCAAGTGGAGTGTGGATGAGCTCAGTTCTGAATTAGAGATGACAGCATCTGTACTGCGACGCAAAATTGCATTTTGGCAAGGCCAAGGATTGCTCAGAGAGGTTCACCCCGATGTGTATCAACTGGTTGAGGAGAAGCGAGGTCGACCCAACGACTTAATCATGATTGACGAAGAGGAAATAGAATCAGCCATGGCATcggctcagcagcaaaaagaaGAGGAGATGCAG gtttTCTGGACTTATATTCAGGGAATGTTGGCCAATTTAGATTGTTTAACGTTAGAAAGAATACACTCAATGCTACGAATGTTTGCCATGGAGGAGCCAAGCTCTTCCGAAATAACACAACAGGAACTCAAAACTTTTCTTGATAACAAGGTCAAAGATCAAGTTTTGATATTCTCTGGCGGAGTTTATAGACTTAATAAGTAG